A segment of the Bdellovibrio bacteriovorus genome:
ATTCAGACGCTCATTGTACTTTTTCAGGAAGTGATTGGCCAAAAGCGGGATATCATCACGACGGTCACGAAGGCCCGGCGTTTTGATATTGATAACATTCAGACGATAGAACAAATCCTGACGGAAGCCGCCCTTTTGAACCATCTCTTCCAGATTACGGTTGGTAGCGGCGATGATACGCACATCCACCTTCATGTCTTCCGTCGCACCCACGCGGCGGATCACACGCTCTTGAATCGCACGAAGAAGTTTGACCTGAATTGTCAGCGGCAATTCACCGACCTCATCCAGGAACAGTGTACCGCCGTCAGCGACCTCAAAAAGACCCGCTTTATCAGCCACCGCACCGGTGAAAGAGCCTTTTTTATGACCGAACATTTCAGATTCCATCAGGTTTTCAGGAATGGCACCGCAGTTCACTGTTACAAACGGACGGTCTTTCAACGGACCGTTATAGTGAATGGCTTTTGCCACAACCTCTTTACCAGTACCGGATTCCCCTGTGATCAAAACGTTGGTTGGCGTCTGGGAGACACGCTTCACCATATCGTAGATCGCATGCATTGCCGGGGAATTCCCCACCATGTTCTGGAAGGAGTATTCTTTTACCAGTTCCTTTTTCAAGGATCTGTTTTCCACTTCCAAATTACGGGAACGAAGTGCGTTCTGGATGTTCAGACGAACTTCATCGATTTTGAATGGTTTTGTCAGGTAATCGTAGGCACCCATCTTCATCGCTTCCACCGCTGTTTCGGTTGTACCGAAAGCTGTGATCAGCATGAAAACTGTATCTGGATAGGATTCTTTGACGTGCTTCAGAAGCTCAATCCCCGTCACATGGGGCATCTGCAAGTCAGAGATGATCATATCAAAGGTTTTTTTCGTCAGAAGGTCTTTCGCCTTTTGGCCGTCCTCAGCCAAAGTGATCTCATAGCCTTCTTTTTTCAGCATGATCTCTAAAAACTCGCGTATTGATTCTTCGTCATCGACAACAAGAATTCTCGACTTCATTTATGTGCTCCCACGTCCTTGTGTTAAAAACTATTCTCTCAGTGTGCTCTGGGGAAAGTCAAAATAAACTCAGTACCTACGCCCACTTCACTCTCCACGAACACCTGCGCCCCGTGACCTTCCAAAATCTTATGAGTCACAGCTAGACCAAGGCCTGTGCCTTTCGGCTTGGTTGTATGGAAAGGTTCAAACATTTTCTTGCGGGTCGCTTCACTCATCCCACATCCCGCATCACGGATGCGCACGCGCACTTCCTTGTCGGTGACCAAAGCCTTCACCGCGATCTGCGGTTTCTGAGAATCATTCATAGCCTGATAGGAATTGATGATGATGTTCAGGAATGCCTGCTTCAATTTGTCCCGACGGCCCAGAATCTTCAACCCGGCCTCGTACTCGCGCACCTGCTCCACATCGGCGCGGACCTGGGCATTGAGCTTCATTGAATCCAGCACCTCGGTGATCAACGAAGACAGGTCCACCGCATCTGTCGGCGGCACTTCCGGACGCGCATAATCCAGGAACTCGGTGATCAGGTTATTCAGGCGGTCAATCTCACGCAAAACGATTTTCATCAGCTTGCGGTCATCGTCGTTGTTCACGGTCTGAGTCAGAAGCTCGATACTGCCGCTGATACCGGCCAACGGATTGCGGATTTCATGGGCAATACCCGCCGCCAAGCCGCCGACGGCTGCCAGCTTTTCATTTTGTCTGGCAGCATATTCAAGCTGACGAATCTTGGTCAGGTCATCAAACAACCCGATGGACAAATGCGCTTTCAACTCGGGACTGTAGATCTTTGACAAAGTCATACCCAGGATCTTCGCATTGGCATCATTCTTCGGCGTGTACTTCACATCACCTTTAAACAGCCCTTCAGATCTGCGTGTCTCTGGGAACAATTCATACCAGTTCAGCGTGGATAGATCCGAATACCCCAGAATCTCGGCGGCGGAAGAATTGGCTTTCACCACCTCACCGGATTCAGTGAAAGACACCATCCCGGTCGGAATGTTTTCCACCAGAACCTCGTTCAGCTCTTGCGCGGAACGAAGGCTTGCCCCTGTTTCTGACAGTTCTTTCCCCACGGTCTGCAACTGCTCACTCAGGTATCCGGACAGCCCGGCGACTGAGAAGAAGGCAATATTATTCAAAGCCAGCAGGAAGAAGAAGTTCAAAGCCTTCATCTCTGGTGAAAACAGCGCCGCCACGGTAAAGAAGATGCTTGTGAACAGAGCCAGTGTCACCGCACCGACGCCACGGCAGGCAATCCCCGCCAGCAGGATGTTCACCAGATGCAGGAACAAAAACAGCGACTGATTGATCCCGGAATAATAAATCAAAAAAGAGATCAGCAGGGAATCAACGACAAAGCCCGCAAACAGCAACCACGGGCTTTTCAGCAGCCGGTCCCACATCGAGAACCACACCACATGGGCGCCAAAGGCCACACTCAGGATCGCATAGAATGGACCCAGAATCTGCCAGTTGATGAAACCTTCCTGAAACACACTGGAAACCGCACTGATCAGCAAAATCAACGCAAAAAGGCTGACGCGGGTAAATTCCACCGTCAGCCCCTGATTTTTACTGTTCTGCAAAGCAAAACTTAAACGCATCTATTGAACCACATCCGCCATGTTGAAGATCGGAAGATACATCGCCACAACCAGAACCGCGATGATACCGCCCAGAACAACCATCAACAGTGGTTCCAGCAAAGAGGTCATCGCTTTTACAGCCGTTTCAACTTCATCTTCATAGAAATCCGCGATTTTACCCAGCATGATATCCATCGTACCAGACTGCTCCCCGATAGAGATCATCTGAACCACCATCTCCGGGAACGCTTTTTCCTTTGCCAGCGGGGAAGCGAAAGTTCGCCCTGCCGTCACCGACTCTTTACAGCGAAGCAAAGACTGCTCGATCACCACATTGCCCGCAGTTTTAGCAGAGATCTCAATAGCCTCGATCAAGCCCACACCGGAAGAAAGCAATGTTGACAAAGTGCGGGTCAAACGCGCGATTGCGGATTTTTGCACAACCTCACCAAACACCGGCGCTTTCATGATGAAACGGTCGAAGGCATCTTTGCCCCCGTCGGTTTTCAACCACTGCATCAAAGCCATCGGGCCGACAATCAGAACACCCAGATAGATGTACCAGTTGTTGATCATCGAGTTACTCAGGTTAACAACCATCATGGTCAGCATTGGCGGCTCTTTTCCGGAACCGGCGAAGAACTCCATGAACTTAGGAATGATGAAAACCAAAATACCGGCGATCACGATCATCGCCACGACGATGATGACCATCGGATAAACCAAAGCCCCTTTCACCTGGGCTTTGATTTTTTCGGACTTTTCCATGTAACTCGCCAGACGCTGCAGGATGCCGTCAAGGATACCGGCCTCTTCCCCCGCCTGAATCATATTCACATACAATTTATCAAAGACATTCGGAACCTGCGCCATCGAATCAGCCAGACGACGGCCCCCTTCGATAGAGGTTTTAACTTGCGCGGAAGCTTCTTTCAAAAGACCCGGGCGCAAACCTTCAGACAGGATTTTCAAAGAATCCACCACCGGG
Coding sequences within it:
- a CDS encoding sigma-54-dependent transcriptional regulator; the encoded protein is MKSRILVVDDEESIREFLEIMLKKEGYEITLAEDGQKAKDLLTKKTFDMIISDLQMPHVTGIELLKHVKESYPDTVFMLITAFGTTETAVEAMKMGAYDYLTKPFKIDEVRLNIQNALRSRNLEVENRSLKKELVKEYSFQNMVGNSPAMHAIYDMVKRVSQTPTNVLITGESGTGKEVVAKAIHYNGPLKDRPFVTVNCGAIPENLMESEMFGHKKGSFTGAVADKAGLFEVADGGTLFLDEVGELPLTIQVKLLRAIQERVIRRVGATEDMKVDVRIIAATNRNLEEMVQKGGFRQDLFYRLNVINIKTPGLRDRRDDIPLLANHFLKKYNERLNKNIGAISADAMEILKKYDYPGNVRELENMIERTVALEGGATILPESLPPMVNTSSGRKMASSNEIEIGDDGVDLDKVMGQIEKELLIKAIHSAGGVKKRAAKLLHISFRSMRYRIEKYNLGVVGDDELDDE
- a CDS encoding two-component system sensor histidine kinase NtrB, whose product is MRLSFALQNSKNQGLTVEFTRVSLFALILLISAVSSVFQEGFINWQILGPFYAILSVAFGAHVVWFSMWDRLLKSPWLLFAGFVVDSLLISFLIYYSGINQSLFLFLHLVNILLAGIACRGVGAVTLALFTSIFFTVAALFSPEMKALNFFFLLALNNIAFFSVAGLSGYLSEQLQTVGKELSETGASLRSAQELNEVLVENIPTGMVSFTESGEVVKANSSAAEILGYSDLSTLNWYELFPETRRSEGLFKGDVKYTPKNDANAKILGMTLSKIYSPELKAHLSIGLFDDLTKIRQLEYAARQNEKLAAVGGLAAGIAHEIRNPLAGISGSIELLTQTVNNDDDRKLMKIVLREIDRLNNLITEFLDYARPEVPPTDAVDLSSLITEVLDSMKLNAQVRADVEQVREYEAGLKILGRRDKLKQAFLNIIINSYQAMNDSQKPQIAVKALVTDKEVRVRIRDAGCGMSEATRKKMFEPFHTTKPKGTGLGLAVTHKILEGHGAQVFVESEVGVGTEFILTFPRAH
- a CDS encoding type II secretion system F family protein gives rise to the protein MAKFQYQAKNASGQMVQGEIEAASQQEAIIRLRAQQLLPVRVVAFGATRASAGKTASLFAPTVKGKDLQIFTRQFATLINAGIPVVDSLKILSEGLRPGLLKEASAQVKTSIEGGRRLADSMAQVPNVFDKLYVNMIQAGEEAGILDGILQRLASYMEKSEKIKAQVKGALVYPMVIIVVAMIVIAGILVFIIPKFMEFFAGSGKEPPMLTMMVVNLSNSMINNWYIYLGVLIVGPMALMQWLKTDGGKDAFDRFIMKAPVFGEVVQKSAIARLTRTLSTLLSSGVGLIEAIEISAKTAGNVVIEQSLLRCKESVTAGRTFASPLAKEKAFPEMVVQMISIGEQSGTMDIMLGKIADFYEDEVETAVKAMTSLLEPLLMVVLGGIIAVLVVAMYLPIFNMADVVQ